The following coding sequences are from one Capsicum annuum cultivar UCD-10X-F1 chromosome 3, UCD10Xv1.1, whole genome shotgun sequence window:
- the LOC107862218 gene encoding uncharacterized protein LOC107862218 isoform X6, producing MVLVTGDRYLDSLVKFVENNVESLIEGTLVLKLNPIGLHYVHSRLESLSELESLLTGAPVDYLRAYVSDLGDHRALEKLRRILRLLTSLKVVSVLPAPARDPTPLSLLPFGRLKVLELRGCDLSTSAARGLLELRHTLEKLICHNSTDALKHVFASRIADIKNSPHWNRLSFISCAHNGLVLMDESLQLLPAVETLDLSRNKFTKVDNLRKCTKLKHLDLGFNQLRNIASFSGVSCHIVKLVLRNNALTTLRGIENLKSLHGLDISYNIISNLSEMEILAGLSSLQSLWLEGNPLCYSRWYRAQVFSFFPSPEKMELDEKKICTIELWQRQIIIASRQKQPASFGFYSPARDGAKLEGSINAKRKRLSRVASIETEEQNTSICSDIESVSVDIDNQSKEENALSDEEAEILELMNRIENMKKERSDVWLQEFKDWINDSSNNFVGIARGKETVSSNHRDDEVKTRSRDKEVGETSKYVSDSMLASGDDSSTNIPESDNSFAETSTNISMFHYPNSRFSRNHTGESIQIARSRHQDNFSPINDEVLLHPNTVFPQSESFPNRRGLKMSAKINIPPVTDADNILDSLSSVASTGSPPHYKEDILHRRQNLEEELLQLSAESFSIASSDSATSCSDDDFPDLTSMPPVDKSLIDNVSERSAESRSPVHLSMDVYHDKLYPIKINCRFPARLSTEGTSDCMVVREPDTYSRQGHISPDRKSVESVQVVKQDTDWLEKKKRRRKPARRIISLCEENKEAEPKMSNVDINGFQDRGVGTPFASEVASCQSTMRISLDSCDRKPHAERTTLLPGAEELIKNYFNSKAADSGIDESCQRHLLCNCLLEKDSQFSESEVAVTLSSEHKLHVLLLENSCDGSAGSSLKLVGCHGTQEMREIFVGLGLQIVSRVCFERDTTYLFVTRNIDVSRELLLILGFADSHVIENNCSLQSLEKVQADLFERHVCRGLKMSILQYSMVMFWCNNSKEDSWLARSLFVLGRHILLCMEDVILLGSLSESVSCSSYFSLDSCCSIVSVSEVIATNSEGAALE from the exons ATGGTGCTGGTGACCGGCGATAGATACTTAGATTCACTGGTTAAATTCGTGGAGAACAATGTAGAGTCATTAATTGAAGGAACATTAGTACTAAAATTGAATCCAATTGGTCTTCACTACGTACACTCTCGGCTTGAATCGTTGTCGGAACTCGAAAGTCTTCTTACAGGTGCACCTGTTGATTATTTACGTGCTTATGTATCTGATTTAGGTGACCATCGTGCACTCGAAAAGCTTCGGAGGATTCTCAGGCTGCTTACGTCGTTGAAGGTGGTCTCGGTGCTTCCAGCGCCTGCTAGGGATCCTACGCCGTTGTCGCTATTGCCGTTTGGGAGACTTAAGGTTTTGGAGCTTAGAGGATGTGATCTCTCGACTTCTGCTGCTAGAGGACTTTTGGAATTAAGACATACTTTGGAGAAATTGATATGTCATAATTCTACT GATGCCCTTAAGCATGTATTTGCAAGTAGGATTGCTGATATAAAGAATTCTCCGCATTGGAATCGGTTATCATTTATTTCATGTGCTCATAATGGTTTGGTTCTGATGGACGAGTCATTGCAACTTCTTCCTGCTGTTGAAACTCTTGATTTGAGCAGAAACAAGTTTACCAAGGTGGATAATCTGCGGAAGTGTACCAAATTGAAGCATCTGGATCTTGGGTTCAACCAGCTGAGAAACATTGCTTCCTTTAGTGGG GTCTCATGTCATATTGTTAAGCTTGTTCTGAGGAACAATGCTCTAACAACCTTGCGTGGAATTGAAAATTTAAAGTCACTTCATGGGCTTGATATTTCGTACAATATAATCTCCAATCTCTCAGAGATGGAAATTCTTGCGGGTCTGTCATCTCTTCAAAGCTTGTGGCTTGAGGGGAATCCTCTATGCTATTCTCGTTGGTATAGAGCTCAAGTCTTCAGTTTCTTTCCGAGTCCAGAGAAG ATGGAGCTTGATGAAAAGAAAATTTGCACAATTGAGTTATGGCAGCGGCAGATTATCATTGCCAGTAGGCAAAAACAGCCTGCTAGCTTTGGATTTTATTCACCAGCAAGAGATGGGGCCAAACTAGAAGGAAGTATTAACGCAAAAAGG AAGAGGCTCTCACGTGTGGCTAGTATCGAGACTGAAGAACAGAACACTTCCATTTGCTCTGATATAGAATCCGTGTCTGTTGATATTGACAATCAAAGCAAGGAGGAGAATGCCCTTTCTGATGAGGAAGCTGAAATTCTTGAGTTGATGAACCGAATTGAGAATATGAAGAAGGAAAGATCTGATGTGTGGCTGCAGGAATTCAAAGATTGGATAAATGACTCTTCTAACAATTTTGTTGGTATTGCTAGAGGCAAAGAGACTGTTTCCAGTAATCACAGAGATGACGAAGTTAAGACCCGATCTAGAGACAAAGAGGTAGGTGAGACCTCAAAATATGTATCCGATTCAATGCTGGCTTCTGGAGATGACAGCAGCACAAATATACCAGAATCTGACAATTCATTTGCAGAGACGTCCACTAATATCAGTATGTTTCATTACCCCAACTCCAGATTTTCCCGCAACCACACAGGAGAGTCCATTCAGATTGCTAGAAGCCGACATCAGGATAATTTTAGCCCTATAAATGATGAAGTGCTTCTACATCCAAATACGGTGTTCCCTCAGTCTGAATCCTTCCCAAATCGAAGGGGTCTTAAAATGAGtgctaaaatcaatattccaccAGTTACTGATGCTGATAACATTTTGGATTCTCTATCATCCGTGGCTAGCACAGGATCACCTCCTCACTACAAGGAGGACATTCTGCATAGACGCCAAAACTTGGAAGAAGAACTCCTGCAGCTGTCTGCTGAGTCCTTCTCAATTGCATCTTCTGATAGTGCTACAAGCTGTAGCGACGATGATTTCCCTGATTTGACCTCAATGCCTCCAGTTGATAAGTCTCTTATCGACAATGTCTCAGAAAGGAGTGCGGAGAGCCGCTCACCAGTGCATCTGTCCATGGATGTATACCATGACAAATTGTATCCGATAAAAATAAATTGTAGATTCCCAGCACGTTTAAGCACCGAGGGAACCTCTGATTGCATGGTGGTCAGAGAACCAGACACTTACTCTCGGCAAGGGCATATTTCTCCTGACAGAAAAAGTGTAGAAAGTGTACAAGTTGTGAAGCAGGACACTGATTGGTTGGAAAAGAAAAAGCGTCGGAGGAAACCTGCCAGGAGAATAATCTCATTGTGCGAGGAAAATAAAGAAGCAGAACCTAAAATGTCAAATGTGGATATAAATGGTTTTCAAGACAGGGGGGTCGGAACACCGTTTGCTTCAGAGGTAGCTTCTTGCCAAAGTACGATGAGAATATCCCTTGATAGTTGTGACAGGAAACCTCATGCCGAGAGAACTACATTATTACCTGGGGCTGAAGAGCTTATTAAGAATTACTTTAACAGCAAAGCTGCAGATTCTGGAATTGATGAATCTTGTCAGAGACACCTTCTATGCAACTGTTTGCTTGAGAAAGACTCTCAGTTCAGTGAAAG CGAGGTAGCTGTAACCTTGAGCAGCGAACATAAGTTACATGTGCTACTCCTTGAAAACTCATGTGATGGGTCAG CAGGTTCAAGCTTAAAATTAGTTGGCTGTCATGGTACGCAAGAGATGAGAGAGATTTTTGTGGGTTTGGGGCTTCAGATTGTAAG TAGAGTGTGCTTCGAACGGGACACAACCTACCTCTTTGTGACCAGAAATATAGACGTGTCCAGAGAACTATTATTGATATTGGGGTTTGCTGATTCACATGTGATTGAAAATAACTGTTCTCTGCAAAG TTTGGAGAAGGTTCAGGCTGACCTGTTCGAAAGACATGTCTGTAGAGGTTTGAAGATGAGCATTCTTCAGTATTCAATGGTGATGTTCTGGTGCAACAATTCGAAAG AGGATTCATGGCTGGCAAGATCACTATTTGTGCTTGGGAGGCATATACTCCTTTGCATGGAAGATGTAATCCTGCTTGGTTCCCTTTCTGAGAGTGTATCTTGCTCTTCCTATTTCTCGTTGGACTCTTGTTGTTCCATTGTCAGTGTTTCAGAAGTG ATTGCCACGAACTCTGAGGGGGcagccttggagtaa
- the LOC107862218 gene encoding uncharacterized protein LOC107862218 isoform X7 codes for MVLVTGDRYLDSLVKFVENNVESLIEGTLVLKLNPIGLHYVHSRLESLSELESLLTGAPVDYLRAYVSDLGDHRALEKLRRILRLLTSLKVVSVLPAPARDPTPLSLLPFGRLKVLELRGCDLSTSAARGLLELRHTLEKLICHNSTDALKHVFASRIADIKNSPHWNRLSFISCAHNGLVLMDESLQLLPAVETLDLSRNKFTKVDNLRKCTKLKHLDLGFNQLRNIASFSGVSCHIVKLVLRNNALTTLRGIENLKSLHGLDISYNIISNLSEMEILAGLSSLQSLWLEGNPLCYSRWYRAQVFSFFPSPEKMELDEKKICTIELWQRQIIIASRQKQPASFGFYSPARDGAKLEGSINAKRKRLSRVASIETEEQNTSICSDIESVSVDIDNQSKEENALSDEEAEILELMNRIENMKKERSDVWLQEFKDWINDSSNNFVGIARGKETVSSNHRDDEVKTRSRDKEVGETSKYVSDSMLASGDDSSTNIPESDNSFAETSTNISMFHYPNSRFSRNHTGESIQIARSRHQDNFSPINDEVLLHPNTVFPQSESFPNRRGLKMSAKINIPPVTDADNILDSLSSVASTGSPPHYKEDILHRRQNLEEELLQLSAESFSIASSDSATSCSDDDFPDLTSMPPVDKSLIDNVSERSAESRSPVHLSMDVYHDKLYPIKINCRFPARLSTEGTSDCMVVREPDTYSRQGHISPDRKSVESVQVVKQDTDWLEKKKRRRKPARRIISLCEENKEAEPKMSNVDINGFQDRGVGTPFASEVASCQSTMRISLDSCDRKPHAERTTLLPGAEELIKNYFNSKAADSGIDESCQRHLLCNCLLEKDSQFSESEVAVTLSSEHKLHVLLLENSCDGSAGSSLKLVGCHGTQEMREIFVGLGLQIVSRVCFERDTTYLFVTRNIDVSRELLLILGFADSHVIENNCSLQSLEKVQADLFERHVCRGLKMSILQYSMVMFWCNNSKEDSWLARSLFVLGRHILLCMEDVILLGSLSESVSCSSYFSLDSCCSIVSVSEVMPVRNLR; via the exons ATGGTGCTGGTGACCGGCGATAGATACTTAGATTCACTGGTTAAATTCGTGGAGAACAATGTAGAGTCATTAATTGAAGGAACATTAGTACTAAAATTGAATCCAATTGGTCTTCACTACGTACACTCTCGGCTTGAATCGTTGTCGGAACTCGAAAGTCTTCTTACAGGTGCACCTGTTGATTATTTACGTGCTTATGTATCTGATTTAGGTGACCATCGTGCACTCGAAAAGCTTCGGAGGATTCTCAGGCTGCTTACGTCGTTGAAGGTGGTCTCGGTGCTTCCAGCGCCTGCTAGGGATCCTACGCCGTTGTCGCTATTGCCGTTTGGGAGACTTAAGGTTTTGGAGCTTAGAGGATGTGATCTCTCGACTTCTGCTGCTAGAGGACTTTTGGAATTAAGACATACTTTGGAGAAATTGATATGTCATAATTCTACT GATGCCCTTAAGCATGTATTTGCAAGTAGGATTGCTGATATAAAGAATTCTCCGCATTGGAATCGGTTATCATTTATTTCATGTGCTCATAATGGTTTGGTTCTGATGGACGAGTCATTGCAACTTCTTCCTGCTGTTGAAACTCTTGATTTGAGCAGAAACAAGTTTACCAAGGTGGATAATCTGCGGAAGTGTACCAAATTGAAGCATCTGGATCTTGGGTTCAACCAGCTGAGAAACATTGCTTCCTTTAGTGGG GTCTCATGTCATATTGTTAAGCTTGTTCTGAGGAACAATGCTCTAACAACCTTGCGTGGAATTGAAAATTTAAAGTCACTTCATGGGCTTGATATTTCGTACAATATAATCTCCAATCTCTCAGAGATGGAAATTCTTGCGGGTCTGTCATCTCTTCAAAGCTTGTGGCTTGAGGGGAATCCTCTATGCTATTCTCGTTGGTATAGAGCTCAAGTCTTCAGTTTCTTTCCGAGTCCAGAGAAG ATGGAGCTTGATGAAAAGAAAATTTGCACAATTGAGTTATGGCAGCGGCAGATTATCATTGCCAGTAGGCAAAAACAGCCTGCTAGCTTTGGATTTTATTCACCAGCAAGAGATGGGGCCAAACTAGAAGGAAGTATTAACGCAAAAAGG AAGAGGCTCTCACGTGTGGCTAGTATCGAGACTGAAGAACAGAACACTTCCATTTGCTCTGATATAGAATCCGTGTCTGTTGATATTGACAATCAAAGCAAGGAGGAGAATGCCCTTTCTGATGAGGAAGCTGAAATTCTTGAGTTGATGAACCGAATTGAGAATATGAAGAAGGAAAGATCTGATGTGTGGCTGCAGGAATTCAAAGATTGGATAAATGACTCTTCTAACAATTTTGTTGGTATTGCTAGAGGCAAAGAGACTGTTTCCAGTAATCACAGAGATGACGAAGTTAAGACCCGATCTAGAGACAAAGAGGTAGGTGAGACCTCAAAATATGTATCCGATTCAATGCTGGCTTCTGGAGATGACAGCAGCACAAATATACCAGAATCTGACAATTCATTTGCAGAGACGTCCACTAATATCAGTATGTTTCATTACCCCAACTCCAGATTTTCCCGCAACCACACAGGAGAGTCCATTCAGATTGCTAGAAGCCGACATCAGGATAATTTTAGCCCTATAAATGATGAAGTGCTTCTACATCCAAATACGGTGTTCCCTCAGTCTGAATCCTTCCCAAATCGAAGGGGTCTTAAAATGAGtgctaaaatcaatattccaccAGTTACTGATGCTGATAACATTTTGGATTCTCTATCATCCGTGGCTAGCACAGGATCACCTCCTCACTACAAGGAGGACATTCTGCATAGACGCCAAAACTTGGAAGAAGAACTCCTGCAGCTGTCTGCTGAGTCCTTCTCAATTGCATCTTCTGATAGTGCTACAAGCTGTAGCGACGATGATTTCCCTGATTTGACCTCAATGCCTCCAGTTGATAAGTCTCTTATCGACAATGTCTCAGAAAGGAGTGCGGAGAGCCGCTCACCAGTGCATCTGTCCATGGATGTATACCATGACAAATTGTATCCGATAAAAATAAATTGTAGATTCCCAGCACGTTTAAGCACCGAGGGAACCTCTGATTGCATGGTGGTCAGAGAACCAGACACTTACTCTCGGCAAGGGCATATTTCTCCTGACAGAAAAAGTGTAGAAAGTGTACAAGTTGTGAAGCAGGACACTGATTGGTTGGAAAAGAAAAAGCGTCGGAGGAAACCTGCCAGGAGAATAATCTCATTGTGCGAGGAAAATAAAGAAGCAGAACCTAAAATGTCAAATGTGGATATAAATGGTTTTCAAGACAGGGGGGTCGGAACACCGTTTGCTTCAGAGGTAGCTTCTTGCCAAAGTACGATGAGAATATCCCTTGATAGTTGTGACAGGAAACCTCATGCCGAGAGAACTACATTATTACCTGGGGCTGAAGAGCTTATTAAGAATTACTTTAACAGCAAAGCTGCAGATTCTGGAATTGATGAATCTTGTCAGAGACACCTTCTATGCAACTGTTTGCTTGAGAAAGACTCTCAGTTCAGTGAAAG CGAGGTAGCTGTAACCTTGAGCAGCGAACATAAGTTACATGTGCTACTCCTTGAAAACTCATGTGATGGGTCAG CAGGTTCAAGCTTAAAATTAGTTGGCTGTCATGGTACGCAAGAGATGAGAGAGATTTTTGTGGGTTTGGGGCTTCAGATTGTAAG TAGAGTGTGCTTCGAACGGGACACAACCTACCTCTTTGTGACCAGAAATATAGACGTGTCCAGAGAACTATTATTGATATTGGGGTTTGCTGATTCACATGTGATTGAAAATAACTGTTCTCTGCAAAG TTTGGAGAAGGTTCAGGCTGACCTGTTCGAAAGACATGTCTGTAGAGGTTTGAAGATGAGCATTCTTCAGTATTCAATGGTGATGTTCTGGTGCAACAATTCGAAAG AGGATTCATGGCTGGCAAGATCACTATTTGTGCTTGGGAGGCATATACTCCTTTGCATGGAAGATGTAATCCTGCTTGGTTCCCTTTCTGAGAGTGTATCTTGCTCTTCCTATTTCTCGTTGGACTCTTGTTGTTCCATTGTCAGTGTTTCAGAAGTG ATGCCAGTAAGGAATTTAAGATGA